In Planctomycetota bacterium, a single genomic region encodes these proteins:
- the rplC gene encoding 50S ribosomal protein L3: MVTRLLGRKLGMTQIYNDKGQCFPCTVIEAGPCTVLQVKTPEKDGYAALQIGFGKRRAKNLSRAVLGHLLPKGDGKPEERRKALDRARKEIKDAPEIVREIPWDGKESFKVGDRITAAIFENWKKIDVVGTSKGRGFMGVVRRWGFHGLPATHGQSDRERAPGSLGRQHSISQGVYPGKRMAGHWGVERVTSRNLDVLKVDKEKNLVFVHGAVPGPTGGLVLLKEAHWTPPKPSTVVSKKQGKPAGGKK, from the coding sequence ATGGTCACCCGCCTCCTGGGCCGTAAACTCGGCATGACCCAGATTTACAACGACAAGGGCCAGTGCTTCCCGTGCACCGTCATCGAGGCCGGCCCCTGCACCGTCCTGCAGGTCAAAACGCCCGAAAAGGACGGCTACGCCGCCCTCCAGATCGGCTTCGGAAAACGCCGCGCCAAGAACCTCTCCCGCGCCGTCCTCGGGCACCTCCTGCCCAAGGGCGACGGAAAGCCCGAAGAGCGCCGCAAGGCGCTCGACCGCGCCCGCAAGGAAATCAAGGACGCCCCCGAGATCGTCCGCGAAATCCCCTGGGACGGAAAGGAATCGTTCAAGGTCGGCGACCGCATCACCGCCGCCATCTTCGAGAACTGGAAGAAAATCGACGTCGTCGGCACCTCCAAGGGCCGCGGCTTCATGGGCGTCGTCCGGCGCTGGGGCTTCCACGGACTGCCGGCCACCCACGGCCAGTCCGACCGCGAACGCGCCCCCGGCTCCCTCGGCCGCCAGCACTCCATCTCCCAGGGCGTCTACCCCGGAAAGCGCATGGCCGGCCACTGGGGCGTCGAACGCGTCACGAGCCGGAATCTCGACGTCCTCAAGGTGGACAAGGAGAAAAACCTCGTCTTCGTCCACGGCGCCGTGCCCGGTCCCACCGGCGGCCTGGTCCTCCTCAAGGAGGCCCACTGGACGCCGCCCAAGCCCTCCACCGTGGTTTCCAAGAAGCAGGGCAAGCCGGCCGGCGGCAAGAAGTAA